One genomic window of Euzebya rosea includes the following:
- a CDS encoding PEP-utilizing enzyme — MADVIDLTDHIPAPDDRERLGGKALHLAHLAAAGLPVPRAIAVPADHPEPDAAAAHAHAALAADRYAVRSSSPDEDGGGTSAAGRYESLLRVVPDDLGRAVTTVRGAHGAGPIPVVVMPFVELTAGGVAFSTDPLHGGPDVVIRAVSGHHAAVTDGLDPGIAHRVSPDGTVRVDGDPVLTDARAVRVASLTRRCADLLDTGVDVEFGVRHVPDGDDDVVLLQARPLTSFPVWEAPPGVWVHEGAYSSSPAPPLLAPRVQALRTRLFGEGLAEVGALMTAFEHRSIGGHAYSRMTFAGAPEDATGGPPPAIVMGALTRVHPELRARARAAHEFLRDDGPTRHEREIVAFDWEAAGTELADLAGPSRLADDTAASITRIVELLDELFELHYRWVLRVHAHRVGAAGRALESCGFTRTQAQRIVSGPQRAGNDTGRQARLVRDLARRIATDPAAVEALRAVGEDPQADDRAADVLGRLADRGDDLGQAVTDLLHVARVQSVGIDVDAPTLGEHPAVLVRALVGLLDGDTPVPDADPRTGEPDRLLADVPAWAHEGIRAAWAQHHERDRQGMTLCAGIGALRVAALHVGEALAGTGQLDAAEQALCLSIDELVAAAGPAGGTPTVPAPVAEAARHRAATLARLRHLTPPAVIGAPSPPEGGPPDLRFAPRALRVVNERIAWIVEAMFGTGTRAADKTSEGRVHHGVPASVGVVEGTARVVADHQDVVVLEEGEILVCPYTRPVWTAVLQRCGGVVTAHGGPLSHAAIVARELGIPAVCGVPDALTEIADGARLRIDGEAGTVTVLDG, encoded by the coding sequence ATGGCTGACGTCATCGACCTGACCGACCACATCCCCGCCCCCGACGACCGCGAGCGGCTCGGCGGCAAGGCCTTGCACCTGGCCCACCTCGCCGCCGCCGGACTGCCCGTCCCGAGGGCGATCGCCGTGCCGGCCGACCATCCCGAGCCCGACGCTGCGGCCGCCCATGCCCATGCCGCGCTGGCAGCCGACCGCTACGCCGTCCGGTCCTCCTCACCCGACGAGGACGGCGGCGGCACGTCCGCCGCCGGACGGTACGAGAGCCTCCTGCGGGTCGTGCCCGACGACCTGGGCCGAGCGGTCACGACGGTCCGCGGCGCCCACGGTGCGGGACCCATCCCGGTGGTCGTCATGCCCTTCGTCGAGCTCACCGCCGGCGGCGTGGCCTTCTCCACCGACCCGCTGCACGGCGGGCCGGACGTCGTGATCCGCGCCGTCAGCGGCCACCACGCCGCCGTCACCGACGGGCTCGACCCGGGCATCGCCCACCGGGTGTCCCCGGACGGGACGGTCCGCGTGGACGGCGACCCGGTGCTGACCGACGCCCGGGCCGTCCGGGTGGCGTCGCTGACCCGACGTTGCGCGGACCTGCTCGACACCGGGGTCGACGTCGAGTTCGGCGTGCGACACGTGCCGGACGGCGACGACGACGTGGTCCTGCTGCAGGCCCGACCCCTCACCTCCTTCCCGGTGTGGGAGGCCCCGCCGGGCGTGTGGGTCCACGAGGGCGCGTACTCCTCCAGTCCCGCCCCTCCGCTGCTCGCCCCACGCGTGCAGGCGCTCCGCACCCGGCTGTTCGGTGAGGGGCTGGCGGAGGTCGGTGCCCTGATGACGGCCTTCGAGCACCGCAGCATCGGGGGCCACGCCTACAGCCGCATGACCTTCGCGGGCGCACCCGAGGACGCGACCGGGGGGCCGCCCCCCGCGATCGTCATGGGCGCCCTGACCCGGGTGCACCCCGAGCTGCGTGCCCGCGCCCGCGCCGCCCACGAGTTCCTGAGGGACGACGGGCCCACCCGACACGAACGCGAGATCGTGGCGTTCGACTGGGAAGCCGCCGGGACGGAGCTGGCCGACCTCGCCGGTCCCTCGCGGCTGGCCGATGACACCGCCGCGAGCATCACCCGGATCGTCGAGCTGCTCGACGAGCTCTTCGAGCTGCACTACCGCTGGGTCCTGCGGGTCCATGCCCATCGGGTCGGCGCCGCCGGCCGGGCGCTGGAGAGCTGCGGCTTCACCCGCACGCAGGCCCAGCGCATCGTCTCGGGGCCCCAACGCGCCGGCAACGACACCGGCCGCCAGGCCAGGCTGGTGCGCGACCTGGCCCGGCGGATCGCGACCGACCCGGCTGCCGTCGAGGCCCTGCGGGCCGTGGGCGAGGACCCGCAGGCCGACGACCGCGCTGCCGACGTGCTCGGCCGGCTGGCCGACCGCGGGGACGACCTCGGGCAGGCGGTCACCGACCTGCTGCACGTCGCCAGGGTCCAGTCGGTCGGCATCGACGTGGACGCCCCCACCCTCGGCGAACACCCCGCCGTCCTGGTCCGGGCGCTGGTGGGACTGCTCGACGGCGACACGCCCGTTCCCGACGCCGATCCCCGGACCGGCGAACCGGACCGGCTGCTCGCCGACGTGCCCGCGTGGGCCCACGAGGGGATCCGCGCCGCCTGGGCACAGCACCACGAACGCGACCGGCAGGGCATGACCCTCTGCGCCGGCATCGGCGCGCTGCGCGTCGCTGCGCTGCACGTGGGCGAGGCGCTTGCCGGGACCGGACAGCTCGACGCCGCCGAGCAGGCGCTGTGCCTGTCGATCGACGAGCTGGTGGCCGCCGCAGGTCCCGCCGGGGGCACGCCGACCGTCCCGGCACCGGTCGCCGAGGCCGCGCGTCACCGGGCAGCGACCCTCGCGCGCCTCCGCCACCTGACCCCGCCGGCGGTCATCGGTGCGCCCAGCCCACCCGAGGGCGGTCCACCCGACCTGCGGTTCGCCCCGCGGGCCCTCCGCGTCGTCAACGAGCGGATCGCCTGGATCGTCGAGGCGATGTTCGGCACGGGAACGCGCGCCGCCGACAAGACCAGCGAGGGCCGGGTGCATCACGGGGTACCGGCCTCCGTCGGCGTGGTCGAGGGGACCGCCCGGGTCGTGGCCGATCACCAGGACGTGGTCGTGCTCGAGGAGGGCGAGATCCTCGTCTGCCCCTACACCCGGCCGGTGTGGACCGCGGTCCTGCAGCGGTGCGGCGGCGTCGTCACCGCCCACGGCGGTCCGCTGTCGCACGCCGCCATCGTCGCCCGCGAGCTGGGCATCCCGGCGGTCTGCGGGGTCCCCGACGCCCTCACCGAGATCGCCGACGGCGCCCGGCTTCGCATCGACGGTGAAGCCGGCACCGTCACCGTCCTCGATGGCTGA
- a CDS encoding cell wall-binding repeat-containing protein: MSRPVVLLLSVLLAAPLLGGAPPADAQGSARDCVTIEAPDGNEPPCNPHLAQPIWSASHRGPYAQASSPLPGPVAPAEEVDVFHDFLFDAPIQIQFSTPYADGRRVAWGSTVGFDGSIFKFDPETNSFIDRYSPTAEGGEAPGPGSISGAYNLIDADDHLIVGRETALEVYGDAIPGDRMSPVAQLHRFELPPEALCRDTDKLVGITMAADGRIAFATELGVVGVVPRQPARMTAEALQVLSLNGDACADEAVEDDQLESVSNSIAADEQGGIYVVTSAAQYRVDAPNGAAPTLTWRATYPTDDAAGGTGIGGGGRLGVGSGSTPSLMGTDPADDRFVAITDGRDLMHVILLWRDEIPDGWQPIAEGYDPRIACEFPVTFGDPDAESSLSEQSLLIRGNSVVVVDNYQQLDPVLGQFPPQFAPYSQLLSGLPGNQPTGLQRIDWNPTTRTCEEVWGNPDISIPNGIPSMSAATGLIYGIGSRDGVWTLEGIDFETGEAVLTVPTTGFPSNNSFYAATQVGPDGSVWTGNFGGITRFEQCDPVAQATCGRRLDPFEAGLGPFPTDPGGDVLGSPSAEAQPDDRPAPTLGRVGGADRVATAVALSERRASADTVVLATGSAYPDALTGSPLAATLDAPLLLTTATGLEATVAAEITRLGAERAIVLGGTSAVPATVEQDLVAMGLAVERLAGDSRFETAALVADTIGIGDVVVLAEGANNDPARGWPDAVTGAGLAAGLGVPVLLTTTDVMPVPTAERLLDVEEVLLVGGEAAVSETIAAEAAQGTSRVIRLAGPDRYATSHDVALEAQRRGVDPSTALVATGRNWPDGLAAAAAAGGAGGMLLLVDGTDLDASSWTAGLIAQQDRVIRDLLVVGGTAAVTPGTIARLEALVR; this comes from the coding sequence ATGAGCCGCCCTGTCGTCCTGTTGCTGTCCGTGCTCCTGGCCGCGCCACTGCTCGGTGGGGCGCCACCTGCCGACGCGCAGGGCAGTGCGCGGGACTGCGTGACCATCGAGGCGCCGGACGGCAACGAGCCGCCCTGCAACCCGCATCTGGCCCAGCCGATCTGGTCGGCGTCCCATCGGGGCCCCTACGCCCAGGCGTCATCCCCGCTTCCCGGCCCCGTCGCGCCCGCCGAGGAGGTCGACGTCTTCCACGACTTCCTGTTCGACGCCCCCATCCAGATCCAGTTCTCCACCCCGTACGCCGACGGGCGGCGGGTCGCCTGGGGGTCGACGGTCGGGTTCGACGGATCGATCTTCAAGTTCGACCCGGAGACCAACAGCTTCATCGACCGCTACAGCCCGACCGCGGAAGGCGGCGAGGCGCCCGGCCCCGGCTCGATCAGCGGCGCCTACAACCTGATCGATGCCGACGACCACCTGATCGTCGGCCGCGAGACCGCCCTGGAGGTCTACGGCGACGCCATCCCCGGCGACCGCATGTCCCCAGTCGCCCAGCTGCACCGCTTCGAGCTGCCCCCCGAGGCCCTGTGCCGCGACACCGACAAGCTCGTCGGCATCACCATGGCCGCCGACGGTCGCATCGCCTTCGCCACCGAGCTCGGGGTGGTCGGCGTCGTCCCCCGCCAGCCGGCACGCATGACCGCCGAGGCGCTGCAGGTCCTGTCCCTCAACGGTGACGCCTGCGCCGACGAGGCCGTCGAGGACGACCAGCTGGAGAGCGTCTCCAACTCCATCGCCGCCGACGAGCAGGGCGGCATCTACGTCGTCACCTCCGCCGCCCAGTACCGCGTCGACGCGCCGAACGGTGCGGCCCCCACCCTCACCTGGCGGGCGACCTACCCGACCGACGATGCCGCTGGTGGCACCGGCATCGGTGGCGGCGGCCGGCTGGGCGTGGGATCCGGCTCGACCCCGTCGCTGATGGGTACCGACCCCGCCGATGACCGCTTCGTCGCCATCACCGACGGCCGCGACCTGATGCACGTCATCCTGCTGTGGCGCGACGAGATCCCCGACGGCTGGCAGCCGATCGCCGAGGGCTACGACCCGCGGATCGCGTGCGAGTTCCCCGTCACCTTCGGTGACCCCGACGCCGAGTCGTCGCTGTCGGAGCAGTCGCTGCTGATCCGCGGCAACAGCGTGGTCGTGGTCGACAACTACCAGCAGCTCGACCCGGTGCTCGGGCAGTTCCCGCCGCAGTTCGCGCCGTACAGCCAGCTGCTGTCCGGCCTGCCCGGCAACCAGCCGACCGGCCTGCAACGCATCGACTGGAACCCCACCACCCGGACGTGCGAGGAGGTGTGGGGCAACCCCGACATCTCCATCCCCAACGGCATCCCGAGCATGTCGGCTGCGACCGGGCTGATCTACGGCATCGGGTCGCGCGACGGCGTGTGGACCCTCGAGGGCATCGACTTCGAGACCGGCGAGGCCGTCCTGACCGTCCCGACCACCGGTTTCCCGTCCAACAACTCCTTCTACGCCGCCACCCAGGTCGGCCCCGACGGGTCGGTGTGGACCGGCAACTTCGGCGGCATCACGCGGTTCGAGCAGTGCGACCCGGTTGCGCAGGCGACCTGCGGCCGTCGGCTCGACCCGTTCGAGGCGGGTCTCGGGCCGTTCCCGACCGACCCCGGCGGGGACGTGCTCGGCAGCCCATCGGCGGAGGCCCAGCCCGACGACCGTCCCGCCCCGACCCTCGGCCGTGTGGGCGGCGCCGACCGTGTCGCGACCGCCGTGGCCCTGTCCGAACGGCGGGCCAGCGCCGACACCGTGGTCCTCGCCACCGGGTCGGCCTACCCCGACGCGCTCACCGGATCACCGCTGGCCGCGACCCTCGACGCCCCGCTGCTGCTGACCACCGCGACCGGGCTGGAAGCGACCGTCGCAGCGGAGATCACCCGGCTGGGTGCCGAGCGGGCCATCGTGCTCGGCGGGACGTCGGCCGTGCCCGCCACCGTCGAGCAGGACCTGGTCGCGATGGGCCTGGCCGTCGAGCGGCTGGCGGGGGACAGCCGGTTCGAGACGGCCGCGCTGGTCGCCGACACCATCGGCATCGGCGACGTCGTCGTGCTGGCGGAGGGGGCCAACAACGACCCGGCCCGCGGCTGGCCCGACGCCGTCACCGGGGCCGGCCTCGCCGCCGGGCTGGGCGTGCCGGTGCTGCTGACCACGACCGACGTGATGCCCGTCCCGACCGCCGAACGCCTGCTGGACGTGGAGGAGGTGCTGCTGGTCGGGGGCGAGGCCGCGGTGTCGGAGACGATCGCCGCCGAGGCCGCGCAGGGCACGTCCCGGGTCATCCGACTGGCGGGGCCGGACCGCTATGCCACCAGCCACGACGTCGCGCTCGAGGCACAGCGACGGGGCGTCGACCCGTCCACCGCGCTCGTCGCCACCGGCAGGAACTGGCCCGACGGGCTGGCCGCTGCCGCGGCCGCGGGAGGGGCCGGCGGCATGCTGCTGCTGGTCGACGGCACCGACCTGGACGCCTCGTCGTGGACCGCCGGGCTGATCGCGCAGCAGGACCGCGTCATCCGCGACCTGCTCGTCGTCGGCGGCACCGCCGCGGTCACCCCCGGCACGATCGCCCGCCTGGAGGCGCTCGTCCGCTGA
- a CDS encoding ATP-binding protein, with amino-acid sequence MPRFVGRERELELAREGLRHAGRVVLVHGPGGIGKTRLLHEALDGLDDDGLTLHGRANQLDAELAFAPIVDAITHHLDGCTPADQHELLEGLDDLGELLPGYGLPPPPVDADDRRDRIRRTRRLDALRRLVSRLDGTPVRLVIDDAHWADDGTLGALAHLSRSLGDGPLTIALTFRDADAGPLLRTTLTTLRRAARVVDLGLGPVDEDEVAAILAGHLDAPPAPSLTSLVRDRAAGNTLAITSLARHLRDEGLVQRGLDGRLALVPGAEPGVPAEIADMLAARRARLSEPAGDVLGAVGAADAPTTLDLLAEVTGHGHDVVEDAVDELVAAGLADDDGRNGTVVAAHPLIGEAAYEALGERRRARMHAAFVDVLERSGEALDVATGGHELGRLARHHRLAGRRSDPGRAIDVLGAATTVALRRYAPREALLHAQAAVDIARRTAARPLPPLLGQLGVVWRWLNEDETADAVLRSAIDMVDADRDPDLAVELLAHRATVLYYLERAQESMDCLDRATTIDASRAAAAGVPWRKAHLAFSFGMGAVLQGVAADIPVGTDPRVADLIRAMATQDRGDFDEAVELASTLVGDGEHHELIQGLLILPVRAAAVLMQVVAFRGSWDAIHRHLPALDTYTEMAQAPAVRWRAELAQLLLTHLAGDDDAVEGHLRTLGTYGRSRADTMRGFRATTAIPAAWTGDAAAVEAAFGEGWNRPWEAGDTCLNDLVAICAARRGDDDPTVDLGLPAHGHSVMPPLNRAARALVAIRRGEVTRAEEEVARLRGMGGPDTVPGILADLAALHLDVHGADNAAGKEPSALATRGLDMADRAARLGLRRLEAWVARAAAQLLATLDPTAAVPLAHRAIDIATALDDRLDVDAATAVLRAAGVRRSNHRRAGGPLTARQAEIAGLVADGLTNADIAERLFISVRTVTTHLDHVYQRLGISSRHALAVLVRDGGLDPDRIGHPAGEVT; translated from the coding sequence ATGCCGAGGTTCGTCGGGCGGGAACGCGAGCTCGAGCTGGCCAGGGAGGGGCTGCGCCACGCCGGCCGTGTCGTGCTGGTCCACGGTCCCGGGGGCATCGGCAAGACACGGCTGCTCCACGAGGCGCTCGACGGGCTCGACGACGACGGCCTGACCCTCCACGGCCGTGCCAACCAGCTGGACGCCGAGCTGGCGTTCGCCCCGATCGTGGACGCCATCACCCACCACCTGGATGGCTGCACACCGGCCGACCAGCACGAGCTGCTGGAGGGGTTGGACGACCTCGGCGAGCTGCTCCCCGGCTACGGCCTGCCGCCACCACCCGTCGATGCGGACGACCGCAGGGACCGGATCCGGCGGACCCGCCGCCTGGACGCGCTGCGTCGCCTGGTCAGCCGGCTCGACGGCACACCGGTCCGGTTGGTCATCGACGACGCCCACTGGGCCGACGACGGCACCCTCGGCGCGCTGGCCCACCTCTCGAGGTCGCTCGGCGACGGTCCCCTGACCATCGCCCTCACCTTCCGCGACGCCGACGCCGGCCCGCTGCTCAGGACCACCCTGACGACCCTGCGCCGCGCGGCCCGGGTGGTCGACCTCGGCCTCGGCCCGGTCGACGAGGACGAGGTCGCCGCGATCCTGGCCGGCCACCTCGACGCCCCGCCCGCCCCCTCCCTCACCTCGCTGGTCCGGGACCGTGCCGCCGGCAACACCCTCGCCATCACCTCCCTCGCCAGGCACCTCCGCGACGAGGGACTGGTGCAGCGTGGTCTCGACGGCCGGCTGGCGCTCGTCCCGGGAGCCGAACCGGGAGTGCCGGCGGAGATCGCGGACATGCTGGCCGCCCGCAGGGCCCGTCTGTCCGAACCCGCCGGCGACGTGCTCGGCGCGGTCGGCGCCGCCGACGCACCCACCACCCTCGATCTCCTCGCGGAGGTCACCGGCCACGGACACGACGTCGTCGAGGACGCCGTCGACGAGCTCGTCGCGGCGGGACTGGCCGACGACGACGGCCGCAACGGCACCGTCGTGGCCGCCCACCCGCTGATCGGCGAGGCCGCCTACGAGGCGCTCGGTGAGCGTCGGCGGGCTCGCATGCACGCGGCGTTCGTGGATGTCCTCGAGCGGTCGGGCGAGGCCCTGGACGTCGCCACCGGCGGACACGAGCTCGGACGCCTTGCCCGTCATCATCGTCTGGCCGGCAGGCGCAGCGACCCCGGCCGGGCGATCGACGTGCTCGGCGCCGCCACGACCGTGGCGCTCCGTCGCTACGCACCCCGCGAAGCCCTCCTGCATGCGCAGGCCGCTGTCGACATCGCTCGCCGCACGGCCGCCCGCCCCCTGCCGCCCCTCCTCGGCCAGCTCGGCGTCGTCTGGCGCTGGCTGAACGAGGACGAGACCGCCGACGCGGTACTCCGCAGCGCCATCGACATGGTGGACGCCGACCGGGACCCGGACCTCGCCGTCGAGCTGCTGGCCCACCGGGCGACGGTGCTGTACTACCTGGAACGGGCCCAGGAGTCGATGGACTGCCTCGACCGGGCCACGACGATCGACGCGTCGAGGGCCGCGGCCGCCGGGGTGCCCTGGCGCAAGGCCCACCTCGCCTTCAGCTTCGGCATGGGGGCCGTCCTCCAGGGAGTGGCAGCGGACATCCCCGTCGGCACCGATCCCCGCGTTGCGGACCTGATCCGGGCGATGGCGACGCAGGACCGTGGCGACTTCGACGAGGCCGTCGAGCTGGCCAGCACGCTGGTGGGCGACGGCGAGCACCACGAGCTGATCCAGGGCCTGCTGATCCTGCCGGTGCGGGCGGCTGCCGTCCTGATGCAGGTCGTGGCGTTCCGGGGGTCGTGGGATGCGATCCACCGTCACCTGCCGGCGCTCGACACCTACACGGAGATGGCCCAGGCCCCGGCGGTCCGGTGGCGTGCCGAGCTCGCCCAGCTGCTGCTCACCCACCTCGCCGGCGACGATGACGCCGTCGAGGGGCACCTGCGCACCCTCGGCACCTACGGCCGGTCGCGGGCGGACACGATGCGCGGGTTCCGAGCCACCACCGCCATCCCCGCGGCCTGGACCGGCGACGCCGCCGCCGTGGAGGCCGCGTTCGGCGAGGGATGGAACCGGCCGTGGGAGGCGGGGGACACCTGCCTCAACGACCTCGTGGCCATCTGTGCGGCTCGGCGTGGCGACGACGACCCCACCGTCGACCTCGGCCTGCCGGCACACGGGCACTCGGTGATGCCCCCGCTCAACCGGGCGGCCCGGGCCCTCGTCGCCATCCGTCGGGGGGAGGTGACACGGGCGGAGGAGGAGGTCGCGCGGCTGCGCGGGATGGGCGGACCCGACACCGTGCCCGGCATCCTCGCCGACCTCGCCGCGCTGCACCTCGACGTCCACGGTGCAGACAACGCCGCTGGCAAGGAGCCGTCGGCGCTGGCCACACGCGGCCTCGACATGGCCGACCGGGCTGCTCGCCTCGGCCTGCGACGGCTCGAGGCATGGGTGGCCCGCGCCGCCGCGCAGCTGCTGGCCACGCTGGACCCGACGGCAGCCGTCCCGCTCGCCCACCGCGCCATCGACATCGCCACGGCCCTCGACGACCGGCTCGACGTCGACGCCGCCACCGCCGTGCTGCGCGCCGCCGGCGTGCGTCGGTCCAACCATCGTCGCGCCGGCGGCCCGCTGACCGCCCGCCAGGCGGAGATCGCCGGACTCGTCGCCGACGGGCTGACCAACGCCGACATCGCCGAGCGGCTGTTCATCAGCGTGCGGACCGTGACCACCCACCTCGACCACGTCTACCAGCGGCTGGGCATCTCCTCGCGCCACGCCCTGGCGGTCCTCGTGCGCGACGGGGGCCTCGACCCGGACCGGATCGGCCACCCGGCCGGCGAGGTTACGTAG
- a CDS encoding cupredoxin domain-containing protein, whose product MTADLTTPTTGRTIDLDPPASDPTTGWDRTLATLAIVVAVADLAIQLVAGVIPPLLAFGVLGLAGTALLQRRPKPGRITLLVISILATVGGAPFALAGLAHPESPIDFVHGATSLPLRIVVIVAAVAALRGAGTGARPTRRIALGTLGGLAVVAVVSSVVVGTSVVAEPGDAVLTAEAAVFVDGDDLAVASGQRLVVDNADPFRHTFTIADTGVDMEVPASRTVEVPLDLPAGTYPYYCAVPGHESMTGTLVIGE is encoded by the coding sequence ATGACCGCAGACCTGACCACCCCGACCACCGGCCGGACGATCGACCTCGACCCGCCCGCGTCCGACCCGACCACCGGCTGGGACCGGACCCTCGCCACCCTGGCGATCGTCGTCGCCGTCGCCGACCTCGCCATCCAGCTGGTCGCCGGCGTCATCCCACCGCTGCTCGCCTTCGGTGTGCTCGGCCTGGCCGGCACGGCGCTGCTGCAGCGTCGCCCGAAGCCCGGCCGCATCACCCTCCTCGTCATCAGCATCCTCGCGACCGTCGGTGGTGCCCCGTTCGCGCTGGCTGGCCTGGCACACCCCGAGTCGCCGATCGACTTCGTGCACGGCGCGACCTCCCTCCCCCTGCGGATCGTGGTGATCGTCGCCGCCGTCGCCGCCCTGCGCGGTGCCGGGACCGGTGCCCGACCCACCCGACGGATCGCCCTCGGCACCCTCGGCGGGCTGGCCGTCGTCGCGGTGGTCTCCTCGGTCGTGGTCGGGACCTCCGTCGTGGCCGAACCCGGCGACGCGGTCCTGACCGCCGAGGCCGCGGTGTTCGTCGACGGCGACGACCTGGCGGTCGCATCCGGCCAGCGGCTGGTCGTCGACAACGCCGACCCGTTCCGCCACACCTTCACGATCGCCGACACCGGCGTGGACATGGAGGTCCCCGCCAGCCGCACGGTCGAGGTGCCGCTGGACCTTCCCGCCGGCACCTACCCCTACTACTGCGCGGTCCCCGGCCACGAGTCGATGACCGGCACGCTCGTGATCGGCGAGTAG
- a CDS encoding methyltransferase gives MAEPAHDRTLEGTGSDDNPAVATHREGSAMMTLRRLDEAAGLVAAAGVALDRGLLRLLAAAPMDVVALAAAAGLDIKPCEVLVRQLQLAGAVTRLPDGRVAATVDEQGLRYTLHRWHTLPRVVDGGPPAPTAHLYPMLTPVLADRMLPSHRVVARSVGGPGCHLLDIGGGMSPVGQLLVSQHPDARVTVVDHPEVLQVLAERLDDRHTTRFTLLAGDLLVDPLPEDVDVVLLSGVLHLFGDDDVLRILRRAVRATVDGGTVAVVEPLLREDGQVDEAITAYEIGLHLRHPQGGIWPYSRLAGWFARAGLTQLRRLGLPSAASLVTGTVGRPATDRT, from the coding sequence ATGGCTGAGCCTGCCCACGACCGGACGCTCGAGGGCACCGGTTCCGACGACAACCCGGCGGTGGCCACCCATCGCGAGGGCAGCGCCATGATGACGCTTCGACGGCTCGACGAGGCCGCGGGCCTGGTCGCCGCCGCAGGGGTCGCGCTGGACCGGGGACTGCTCCGCCTGCTGGCAGCAGCCCCCATGGACGTGGTCGCCCTGGCCGCCGCCGCAGGCCTGGACATCAAGCCCTGCGAGGTGCTGGTCCGCCAGCTGCAGCTCGCCGGTGCCGTCACACGGCTCCCCGACGGCCGGGTCGCCGCGACCGTCGACGAACAGGGCCTGCGCTACACCCTTCATCGGTGGCACACGCTGCCCCGAGTCGTCGACGGCGGCCCGCCCGCCCCGACCGCGCACCTGTACCCCATGCTCACCCCGGTCCTCGCCGACCGGATGTTGCCGTCCCACCGGGTGGTCGCCCGCTCGGTTGGTGGGCCCGGGTGCCACCTCCTCGACATCGGCGGGGGCATGTCCCCCGTCGGCCAGCTGCTGGTCTCGCAGCATCCCGACGCACGGGTGACGGTGGTCGACCACCCCGAGGTCCTGCAGGTGCTGGCCGAGCGACTCGACGACCGCCACACCACCCGGTTCACGTTGCTCGCCGGCGACCTGCTCGTCGATCCCCTTCCCGAGGACGTCGACGTGGTCCTGCTCAGCGGCGTGCTGCACCTGTTCGGCGACGACGACGTGCTGCGCATCCTCCGCAGGGCGGTCCGCGCCACCGTCGACGGGGGCACCGTGGCCGTGGTCGAGCCGCTGCTGCGGGAGGACGGGCAGGTCGACGAGGCCATCACCGCCTACGAGATCGGCCTGCACCTGCGGCATCCGCAGGGCGGCATCTGGCCCTATTCGCGGCTTGCCGGGTGGTTCGCGCGGGCCGGCCTGACCCAGCTGCGTCGCCTCGGTCTCCCCAGCGCCGCGTCGCTGGTCACCGGCACCGTCGGGCGACCCGCGACGGACCGTACGTAG
- a CDS encoding sensor domain-containing diguanylate cyclase — MAPELPTISTLMNFDEASRIVVDFLKAHVPLGYWAVTRFDGERQLYLEVRDDVYGLEAGESHPWGGSFCVRMVAGDAPRIAADVSAEPAYDGVPVADQLDIGAYVGIPITYGDGTLFGTLCGLDPDAQPQALVEQRPLLELLTNLLSMILASDLARTEEERRRERAEMAADTDILTGLLNRRGWERALHAEEGRYRRFGDPAVVILVDLDHLKETNDTIGHAAGDVLIQSAAQVIESLMRPYDYVARLGGDEFAVLATDTNMADADAIVERIRTVFHDVDVAASIGHAPYTIAGGFAGAVARADRAMYEDKRRRRASDT, encoded by the coding sequence ATGGCCCCAGAGCTTCCGACCATCAGCACGTTGATGAACTTCGACGAGGCATCGCGGATCGTGGTCGACTTCCTCAAGGCGCACGTCCCGCTGGGCTACTGGGCGGTCACCCGCTTCGACGGCGAACGCCAGCTCTACCTGGAGGTGCGTGACGACGTCTACGGCCTCGAAGCCGGCGAATCCCATCCGTGGGGCGGATCGTTCTGCGTGCGGATGGTGGCCGGTGACGCACCACGCATCGCCGCCGACGTCTCGGCCGAACCGGCCTACGACGGCGTCCCGGTGGCCGACCAGCTCGACATCGGCGCGTACGTCGGCATCCCCATCACCTACGGCGACGGCACGCTGTTCGGCACCCTCTGCGGGCTGGACCCCGACGCCCAGCCCCAGGCGCTCGTCGAGCAGCGGCCGCTACTGGAGCTGCTGACCAACCTCCTGTCCATGATCCTCGCCAGCGACCTCGCGAGGACCGAGGAGGAACGACGCCGCGAACGGGCCGAGATGGCCGCCGACACCGACATCCTGACCGGCCTGCTCAACCGGCGTGGCTGGGAGCGGGCGCTGCACGCCGAGGAGGGTCGGTACCGTCGCTTCGGCGACCCGGCCGTGGTCATCCTGGTCGACCTCGACCACCTGAAGGAGACCAACGACACGATCGGCCACGCGGCTGGTGACGTCCTCATCCAGAGCGCGGCGCAGGTGATCGAGTCGTTGATGCGGCCCTACGACTACGTCGCCCGACTCGGTGGGGACGAGTTCGCGGTCCTTGCCACCGACACCAACATGGCCGACGCCGACGCCATCGTCGAGCGGATCCGCACCGTGTTCCACGACGTCGACGTCGCCGCCTCCATCGGTCACGCGCCCTACACCATCGCCGGTGGGTTCGCCGGCGCCGTCGCAAGAGCCGACCGGGCGATGTACGAGGACAAGCGCCGTCGACGGGCCAGCGACACCTGA